The DNA segment tccggagtaatccggagtaatccggactgatccggagtaatccggagtgatccggactgatccggactgatccggagtaatccggagtgatccggactgatccggagtaatccggagtgatccggagtaatccggagtgatccggagtgatccggagtgattcggagtgatccggactcggAGTCGATGAGTCCGAGGGTTTTCCCGTAcgcaccccccccctcccccccccccccgctaaACAGTCCGGAGTAACTCCGAGTCCGACTCCGAGGGGTGCCGGAATCGGATcaatccgactccggaaaaaaattgtatttacccatcactactcacGGGGCTCCACACGGGTCTATTTCCTAGCCAATTTGAAACTGTAACGGGTATGTAGTTCTACCAACTCCCATGGCGATGCTTATAGGTTTCGGATAATTTTGGACTAGTGATGCGCGGTTCGAACCTCACCTACTGGGTTGGAATCATCCGTAACTGACCCGACCGGAACTCGCTGAACCAACAGGTCGGAGCcacttatgctttctcgcacctactctTCAgccgggtcgacccgaactcgctgcttCCGCGGGTCGGAATGAACTCACCTTGgcacgacccgacccgaactcgttgcaccaatGGGTCGGGGTCGCTTATGCACCTACCGGAATCGTTGCacctactgaacctacttgtacctttcgggtcgacccaaacgactccgagtcgcttacggatggctccgacaCGATAGGTTTGGGTAGATCCGCCCTTCACTACCGCATGCGGCTCGCGAGCCGCGCTTTGCCGATCGCTGCTCTAGggcaggtatgtcaaactggcggcccgctGGCCGCATGCGGCTCTCGTCAATGCTGAATGTGGCccgcgagaatattttgagaatttctaaaatcattccaaaccaaaaaactGTTATGACTATTTGTCgaagtgtattaaattttccagagaagaacaatAATTTTTATGGTATATTTTTCGAATCTAACATGAATGTACCCATTACATCTCATAAATTTATTCTACACTAACGTACAGAACAACCGAGACCCTTAAGAAACATTAAATCGAAGGCAAACTCATTCgttttatgtttcgattaaattctgaatattagcGTAATTTTGTGCAGACTCGATTCCACGTTCTATATGGAAAAACAGATATGCGTCAACTGTCTAGAAACGAAAtaggaatgaaaataacttgatacaCACACTTGGAAACTTCGCAACTAGTGATGGATTGTCagaatcgcatccacggctcaaaaccatttttgATCTTAGCTATAGCGACTCCGAATCCgcccaaatcaaaccaacagttccgttcggtgccgtccgaaACCTAAAGAGCCGTTTAAAGCCATTCGCaaccgttggagtcatcggttgtcgCACGGAGCGGCAAATCTCCAGTGAGAAATGGATCCGGTCACACTAGCGGCGGATCttacggtaggcggactaggcggtcgcctagggccccgccgatttaggggccccgtagatcgccattgtatagtatgccgtatggacagagtactagcgaaaagagcccccggaaggatggccgATGGGGCCCCAAGGCTGGCGAATCATTtgcaccccctcccccccgccGTCTGCAAAAAATTTTAGAGCGACTGATGATCGACGGCATTTCAAGTTTaatgttcaatctcccaacagcaagTTTAGTTTTCCGCtaccactccccccccccccccccccccccaacaacaTTTCCCATTTACAGatggcctcaactcgtctttccgcctagggcccccgatacaCTTGATCCGACACTGGGTCACACAGTCCATAcctcaattcgcgaatcatTCAAGACGATTCAAGTGTcaaaacaagatttgccaATCTTTATGGGATCACACACCACGAATCTTCGTCAGATAAAATTTtcgtaatttaacaaaatttatCGTACAATATGGGTTCTTGTattaagaaatgaatataccACCATATACCCTttggaacttggaaattagcgacaaataatgttaaaacacgttttattacaattttcctttcgatctgtcaaaaaattgccggcaaatatttttgttattcatccagcgGTGGATAGCTCGGATGGCTTGAAAAAGATTCGCAACAGGCTGGTAGACTTCCCCTacctcagtgaaaaagtgtgatTGAGCGATATTTTCTAACAAAACTGCCGTGTTGGAACGCGACTAATGAGAAATgtcctattttaataataaggaTAAAAACAATGCATGTGActttaaaagaaaattattttttttctttttatcaaataaaaaagtgcacaatgaaaaaaaaaaacatatcaaatttgtaaataaaaaactattccagatttgaagcgaggagtacaaaaagtcaatttgtttaacaataatgattttaaacagttttttatataaatattgaggtatattttttattctcaactttgcggcccACAAATCACTGAAAAActgtacttgcggccctctgatgaaatgagtttgacacagctgctCTAGGGGATAGTCCAGCGCAGGGGTCTTCAAACTACGgtccgcgggccgcatgcggttctagacaatttcggagccggctccggagccaactccgcaccgacggctccggagccggctccgcaccaacggctccgcacccacggctccggagcAAGCTCCGCATCAACGGCtccgctccaacggctccggaaccggttttaacacaaagtaccaaaataactttttcaatGAAGTTTCAATCAAGGAAATCCGTAAGTAGCTGAGTAGGTCATGTTTAAAAgaaattatcaaaaaaaaaaaatagattacttttgaatattgttaagAAAGACGAGACTAACGAATGCTACACAATGTCATTCATGTCAATACTGTCATCATGTCGTGTGTTAGCTTCCACACGTGCGAGAATAtatatattcgtttttttttattgcgctATCATACAATGATGTCTCTATTGAACCGTAAGCTCGGAGCCGTTGGTCTGGAGCCATTGATTCGTCCCCGGTCCAGAACGGTGGGCCCGAAGCTGGCTCCGTAGCCGTTGGAACGGAGCCGTGAGTGCAgagccgttagtccggagccggctacggagccgttggtgcggagccggctccggagccgttggagcagAACCGGTTTAATGGTCCAGTTTAATGGTCCAATCGTTTTGTTCTTTGGCATTTGTTCCATGCAATCCTTTCCATCAGTAATCCGAGTGACTTGGGGGTCTGTATTGTTCCAGTTCTCTAGTAAATCATTGCAAGAACATCGTTCAAGCGATAATCTTCTGTCGTCTTCAAAGCAGTAAAATTTATGTTATCGTAGGTGAGGAGAGGAGGGGATGGAGGCTAAGATGCAAACCCATACCGATCTTGGTACCAATCACGGGATGAATGATGCGGGAACTGAACTTGAACTCATACTTGCCGTGGAGTTTATTGTGAACCCGTATTGGACCTGGAATCAATAACGAATCCATACTAGTACTGATTTGCATCCATATTGATCATACAATTGATCATGAAACCTTTCCATTCCTTCAAGTGACCCTGAACGAAGCTGCCCTTGGAActgatgttttgtttatttttttaattattttttaaaactattttatctatcttttttaaaattgtttatgtTCCTAGAACTAATCAAGAACCCCTATCGGTCTTGGAACCGATGATGATCCCATACCCATATCCGGATTAGAAACTGAACTTATATGgatcctggaaccgatcactAAAGTAATATCGATCTCGGAACTGAAACCAAACTGCTCCTGGATCAGTTTGGGTTCTGGAACAAAATGAGAACATATTCCGGTACTAGAAACGATGTAATCCATATACTTATAACTATTCTGATCTAATTACTGATCGCTCTGGTCGCTGAATCATTTGCGGCAGTATATGTGCAGCGTAGAAAAAAGCTTAAAATCCAAGAATGTAGATTGAACATAGAAATTCAATTTAGAATTGCAGTGAAGGTTTACTAACCTAGAATACTACTAGGTTTAGTACTAATCTAGACTCCCAAAGTGAAAGTCTGCGAGTATGTTTACATGTTACATGTTGCGTGCATTAACTACTACCGtaggtttattttttgaagATAGTTGCGTGGCGCGCGCAGGGGCCtttgcaatattaaaaaaataaaacttaagaTAACCTTTCTTGCCACATATTTGAATACAGATATGAACATTTTAACTTAGCAATGGTAATATTGAAGTCGAAAAAGCAGTTGAACTTATTGAAAGCTTTACACATTGAGGCAATTGGATCATGAGCTCCTCTGTAAGGACGTGGTGCGTGGTCAGGAGCGTACAAATTAATCTTAAGAAGAAGTTCGGGAGCATCAATTTCGCCTTTAATTAACTTTGCTACAAAAACTATAGCTTGTGTTACCTTGTGCTTGATATGTTAGAGTCTGGTCCATGTTCAACCTTAAGGTTCTTATAGctattttttcgatttttttctgaatgcGCTCAATTCATGTGGACCAGTTGTTAGTGTGTGGAGACCATGCTACAACATTGAATTCAAGTATGGGTATTCAGAAAGGGTCATTAAACTCAAATGTCAGACGATGAATAGAACCAAGCTGCCGATATGCCTGGTCGATGACGTAAGAATACTGTTGACGGAAGGAGAGTGACGAGTCAAGAATAGTACCAAGGTCCTTAATTTCTAGGTTACGTGGGATTACACAAGAGTCAAGATTATAGTCTCGTTTAATAGCGTCCTTTTTACGAGTAAAACTAATCACGCAACACTTATTGACACACAAGGATAGCGAGTTCGCAGAGCAGCTATTGCTAAATTTGTCTAGGCTGTGCTGGAATGTCGAGCAGTCCGAATTATTTACAATGGTCGCATAAATCTTGATATCGTCCGCGTAAGTAAAACATAAGCAAATATTGTTTTGGAAGCGCAAATACAACATCATTAACAAAAAGGACGAACATTACTGGGCCAACGTTACTGGTTGCGATATGCATGCGTACCAACAGCGAATTCGCACACGATAGATGAGTTGCTTGACGATCGTTGTTTATGATGAATAAAAATGCTAAAGAACAATTTGTGTGCCATTTTTGAACATATCGAAAGTATTTTGTGCCACTTTGCATCACACTACTATGCGGGCGTCTAAGTGtgaatggggttttttttatccgAGTTTTGGGACCTTTTTGATCGATTTTTGGTTGACATgcatttattaaaaataatgccTTTTCCGAAAGCTAGAATAATGTTTAAATGCAgtttaaatttttgaaaaatgtatatttcATCTATAGCGTGGCCGCTTACGCATTCAAGCACGATGCGGACAATAACCAGTCCATTAGAAAAAGCTGACAAGTCTAGATCGATTACGGTGATTGTATCAAAATGagtggaaaacaaaatttaattcaCAGCATGATATGGTAAAAGAAAACCTGATATCACTATTGATGTTATATTTGTTGTCTCATTTAATTGGAATGATTTAAATCTGTCTCATACTTCTTTGAATATGCAATCATATTGTGCCAACGCGCAGTGACAATTTCTCCAACTAACGGATAGAAGCATGTTACAAGAATTGTTGTTAAATTTTTGGAAGAAAACATACTCTAGGACCTAGTTGTGGACGGCCTCTTATACTCCGGTATTATCGCGGATCCATTGACGATACTGCGAAACACGGGTGTAGCCGGTTGGTGATGTAGAGTCACAGGAGGCGGTGATGAGCGAAGCAACTCCGACCAGCGTGTCGATCCGTCGGTCAGAAACAACGAATCCAGCACCAAGATCACCATTGCAGACGTTGGAACGCATTACGCTATCTTCGGCACAGAAATGATTCGGAAGCGTGATTTGATATATACCTACGCAACGGGAATCGCTGATGACTCGCTGATAGCCAACCTTAAGAAAATCGGAGCGAACTTGGCCTGGTGCAGTGTGAGATACGGTAATGGTTAGATAGTTTTGTATGGGGCTAATACATTTATCTCAACTCTCAACTCTTACCTCCAACCGAGTTGAATCCGAATCCAACGATCATGCCTTCCTCATTTTCGTACGGCAGATTGCGCCCCTGGATGGGCAGCTGGATCGGACTAATCAGTGCCGTAAAGACGATTGGTTGAGGCAGCACAATGAATCCAATATCGTTAGCCCGATTTGCCATATTGAAACTAGGATGTGCGACGGCCTGGCTAGAGATTTGAATATTTAGCTGCCCAAACACGGTGCTCCCTAGTCCAACTTCCCACCGAACGAAGCCCGCAATGTTTTGTGCCGCGGTCAGCACATGACGATCAGAGATCAGCGATCCTCCACCGAAGAAGCCAGAGTTGGCAGAGTTCAGATACAGCACATACGCGTTGTACGGTGTGTTAGCGGCATTTAATCCATTAACTATGCGGGAATTTCGATCCAAGGAAATCTAatagtaaacaaaaacacttctACTTGTTCAGTACAGCATGTTGTGTAGGAACCGTTTCACGATCAACTCACTTCTCCGGCCGACACGCAGCACAGTGTAATTGCAATGAGCAATAATCCTACGTAGTCTTTCATGATGGACGAAATTGTTTAAACTATTCTTGCAGTTCACACAATGCTGTTTTACCGTTCGAACTGAGTAAGCTTGCAACAAGCTCCAGCAACACTCTGTTTGGAAGTCAATCGGAAAACGGTGTCTTATATACAGCCCTCATTTGATGGCGTTTCGTTGTCGATCAGATCGGCCTTTTCGCGCGATAAGTGCTCAGTAAAGCTGTCTATAATGGTCCCTTTCCTTTATCAATCATGTTTCCGCCCCAAAATATGTGTTGCAGGTCGATATTGTCGCTGTCGAATGTATAGGATGTCGATAAGAGATCAATCATGAAGCAGCCACAACACCTGCGATGGATGATATCTAGTggaaaaaatgttattttgtgAATGCACAATTCCTATATTCACATCCATGTGCATTGTAATTCACTTTTACCATTCATTCAACTTTTTCGCAGTTGTAACCCTTGTACAGGTTATAACACGGTCGATGTTAATTTAATGCACACCATTAATGCTCGGCAAGCATTGTACATATTTGGTAATTCGTTGATCGTGACTAACAGTCATAATTTTCTTacttattcttttttgttttcatttctacCTGAGCAAGGGCTATGGGTTATGTGGTTCGATTATTGTAATTGCCCAACTGTGCCTAATAATGAAGGCGTTACCTTAAATCCATTTCGCGCGAATGATTGATTGACACAACTTGCGATGGCGCCTTGAGCAATGTTTTGGATGACTAAGTCGATTAAagattgattattttaagCAATGAATGTAATCCATGTGCATTGAATTTGCTGTGCTGATTTGTTTCAACCCATTTAACGAGTAAATTTAGCGATGTTACTATATTAATGCATTATTACTCTGATAGACAAGGGCACGGGCAATCCTTCCAGGGCAGTATGTATATAATCTACATACATTTTGGCTACTTGCGACTCTAACCGGTATTAATTACTTTATCAAGAAATACTTTATAGTAGTAAATAGTAGACATACTATttcacgacgggcatgttgttatgtCGTTCTATTGACGTCGACCGCAGGAATGACCGTCCTCAATACTTAAACTATAAACTCATCTCAAATATGATAACTATTAGGGTAACGTAGTTTCTATGAGCAACCTAGAACTGAAAGCATTCTCTCCAAGCTGACTCAAAAGGTACAAGACTAAAGTGCTATTCTGCATGTTATTAGCATCGCATGCATGTATCGCTGGCCAATGGCTACTTTCCCAAAACATGGAGGAAATCTTGGATGATtcctatttaaaaaaagggcgacaggacaGATGTCATAAACTACCGGGATAGTACGTCTTTGTGTGCCATTGTCAAGGTGTTCGAACTAGTGATATACAAACATCTGCTATATGCATGGCGCAGCTACCGTAACCCGTATCAACATGGATTCGTGCCAAAAATATCGACTGCCACGAACCCGGTTGAATTTGTAACCTATTGCACTAGCCATATTGATGCCGGAGCTCAAgtcgatgcaatttatacttgttgaactggtcaagaatggaggtgcacgactagaaaacgagattcatcaaatcgttactgaggtgtgggatagcgaatcgatgccttgtgattggaatctcggcatcatctaccccgtatacaagaagggagacaggttagACTgtaacaactacaggggtattacggtgttgaataccgcctataaaatattctcacTGACCCTTCaagatcgccttgtcccgcacgtcgaagagatagtcggaaactatcaaagaggattccgaaacggaaaatctaccactgatcagatcttcaccatgcggcagatcttggagaagatggctgaatacagacacgacacataccatctcttcattgacttcaaagccgcatatgatagcatagccagggtaaaactgtatgacgctatgagctcatttggaatcccggccaaactgataaggctagttagaatgactatgaccaacgtcacttgccaggtgagggtggaaagaaaactctctggaccttttgctaccaccaaaggcctgcgccagggggacgggcttgatTCTCTCCTATTCAAcatggcgctagagagggccatccgtgactcgagggtggagactacggaaaccatcttctataagtcaacccagatcctggcatacgctgatgatatagacaacattggtctgcggctctcctatgtagcagaagcctaccaagggattgagcaggcagcagagaacctcggattgcagataaacgaggcaaagactaGACttatggtggcaacatcagcggacctaccaataaataatccgaatctacgtaggtgtgttgtacagataggtgaacgcacttttgaagtcgtcccagaattcacctatctggggtcaaaggtcagcaacgataatagcatggaagctgagttgcgcgcaaggatgctggctgccaaccggtcattcttcttcttcttcttctttggctc comes from the Anopheles coluzzii chromosome 2, AcolN3, whole genome shotgun sequence genome and includes:
- the LOC120952327 gene encoding collagenase-like, with amino-acid sequence MKDYVGLLLIAITLCCVSAGEISLDRNSRIVNGLNAANTPYNAYVLYLNSANSGFFGGGSLISDRHVLTAAQNIAGFVRWEVGLGSTVFGQLNIQISSQAVAHPSFNMANRANDIGFIVLPQPIVFTALISPIQLPIQGRNLPYENEEGMIVGFGFNSVGGQVRSDFLKVGYQRVISDSRCVGIYQITLPNHFCAEDSVMRSNVCNGDLGAGFVVSDRRIDTLVGVASLITASCDSTSPTGYTRVSQYRQWIRDNTGV